ACATGGGTGTCGGTGAGTCGCTGGAAGGCGGCAAGCTGGGCTCGAAAATCGTCATCGTCGTATCCGTGGTGGTGATCGTGCTGGCGGGGGTGTGGGTATGGTAACCAACGTAACGAACTTCTCTCGTTCGGGCCTCTACGACTGGATGGCGCAGCGCGTTTCTGCAGTCGTTCTCGCGGCTTATTTCCTTTTTCTGATCGGCTTCCTCGTGGTGAATCCGGGCCTCGGCTATGCCGAATGGCACGCGCTGTTCGCTCACACGGCGATGCGCATCTTCAGTCTGCTGGCCCTGGTGGCCCTCGGCGTACACGCCTGGGTCGGTATGTGGACCATTTCTACCGACTACCTGACGCCGATGGCGCTGGGCAAGTGGGCGACTGTCGTGCGTTTCCTGTTCCAGGCGCTTTGCGGTATCGCGATGTTCGCGTACTTCGTCTGGGGCGTGCAGATTCTCTGGGGTGTCTGATCCATGTCTAGCATTCGTACTCTTTCCTATGACGCCATCATCGTTGGTGGCGGCGGTGCCGGCATGCGTGCCGCGCTGCAACTGGCCCAGGGCGGCCACAAGACTGCCGTTGTAACCAAGGTCTTCCCGACCCGTTCGCACACTGTATCCGCCCAGGGCGGCATCACCTGTGCCATTGCATCGGCCGACCCGAACGACGATTGGCGCTGGCACATGTACGACACCGTCAAGGGTTCCGACTACATCGGTGACCAGGACGCGATCGAGTACATGTGTTCCGTCGGCCCGGAAGCCGTGTTCGAGCTCGAGCACATGGGCCTGCCGTTCTCCCGTACCGAGCAAGGCCGCATCTACCAGCGTCCGTTCGGTGGTCAGTCCAAGGGGCCGGATAATCCGTCCGTCCAGGCTGCCCGTACCTGCGCTGCAGCTGACCGTACCGGTCACGCCCTGCTGCACACCCTGTACCAGGCCAACCTGAAGGCCGGCACCTCGTTCCTCAACGAGTGGTACGCCGTCGACCTGGTGAAGAACCAGGATGGTGCTATCGTCGGCATCATCGCCATCTGCATCGAAACCGGCGAAACCGTCTACATCCGCTCCAAAGCCGTGGTTCTGGCCACCGGCGGTGCTGGTCGTATCTACGCCTCCACCACCAACGCCCTGATCAACACCGGTGACGGCGTGGGCATGGCCCTGCGTGCTGGCGTGCCGGTGCAGGACATCGAAATGTGGCAGTTCCACCCGACCGGTATTGCCGGCGCTGGTGTACTGGTTACCGAGGGTTGCCGCGGTGAAGGTGGTTACCTGATCAACGCCCATGGCGAGCGCTTCATGGAGCGTTACGCTCCGAACGCCAAAGACCTGGCCGGCCGCGACGTAGTTGCTCGTTCCATGGTCAAGGAAGTGATCGCCGGCAATGGCTGTGGCCCGGACAAGGATCACGTGCTGCTGAAGCTCGACCACCTCGGCGAAGAAGTGCTGCACAGCCGCCTGCCGGGCATCTGCGAACTGTCCAAGACCTTCGCTCACGTCGACCCGGTCGTCGCTCCGGTTCCGGTCATCCCGACCTGCCACTACATGATGGGCGGCGTTGCCACCAACATTCATGGCCAGGCCATCACCCAGGACGCCAACGGCAACGACAAGATCATCGACGGTCTGTTCGCTGTAGGTGAAGTTGCTTGCGTATCGGTACACGGTGCCAACCGTCTGGGCGGCAACTCGCTGCTCGACCTGGTGGTATTCGGCCGCGCTGCTGGCCTGCACCTGGAAAAAGCGCTGAAAGAAGGCGTGGAAGTCCGTGGCGCCAGCGAGACCGACATCGAGCAGTCGCTCAAGCGTCTGTCCGGCGTCAACCAGCGCAGCACTGGCGAAGACGTGGCTCCGCTGCGTAAAGAGCTGCAGCAGTGCATGCAGAACTACTTCGGCGTATTCCGTACCGGCGAATACATGAAGAAGGGCATCACCCAACTGGCCGACCTGCGTGAGCGGATCGCCAACGTCAAGATCGCCGACAAGAGCCAGGCCTTCAACACCGCGCGCATCGAAGCGCTGGAGCTGCAGAACCTGCTGGAAGTGGCCGAGGCCACTGCCATCGCCGCCGATACCCGTACCGAGTCCCGTGGCGCCCACGCCCGCGAAGACTACGAGGATCGCGACGACACCAACTGGCTGTGCCACTCCCTGTACTTCCCGGGTGAGAAACGTGTTGCCAAGCGCGCCGTCAACTTTGCGCCGAAGACCGTTCCTGCTTTTGAACCCAAAGTACGTACTTATTAAGGGTGGCCACCATGTCTCTTGGTAAAACTTTGCAAGTCAGCGTTTATCGCTACAACCCGGAAAAGGACGCCGCGCCGTTCATGCAGGACTTCAACGTCGAGATCGACGGTAAAGACCTGATGGTGCTGGACGTACTGGCCCTGATCAAGGAACAGGACGAGGGCTTCTCCTACCGTCGTTCCTGCCGTGAAGGCGTGTGCGGTTCCGACGGCATGAACATCAGCGGCAAGAACGGCCTGGCCTGCATCACCCCGATCTCCACCGTGGTGAAGGGCAACAAGCTGGTAATTCGTCCGCTGCCGGGTCTGCCGGTCATTCGTGACCTGGTCGTCGACATGAGCATCTTCTACAAGCAGTACGAGAAGGTGCAGCCGTTCCTGCAGAACGATACGCCGGCTCCGGCCATCGAGCGTCTGCAGAGCCCGGAAGAGCGCGAGAAGCTGGATGGTCTGTACGAGTGCATTCTGTGCGCGTGCTGCTCGACTTCCTGCCCGTCCTTCTGGTGGAACCCCGACAAGTTCCTCGGTCCCGCTGCGCTGCTGCAGGCCTACCGCTTCCTGGCCGACAGCCGTGACACCAAGACCGCCGAGCGCCTGGCCTCGCTGGACGACCCGTTCAGCGTGTTCCGCTGCCGCGGCATCATGAACTGCGTGAACGTCTGCCCGAAGGGTCTCAACCCGACCAAGGCAATCGGCCACGTACGCAACATGCTGCTGCAGAGCGGTACCTGATTCAGTTGTAGCTCGACCCGTAACACCTGCGGCAGCGGCGTAACTCCGCTGTCGCAGTAAAACTCGAAGCGCAGCCCACAAAGCCGCGTTTCTTACTTGAAAAGATTTTGACGACCAGCAGGGGCATCCGGGCTGGTGCCCGGACTATCTGCGGGATCCGTAGTGGCTTACCAGGTCGCTGCTTTAGGACTATGAATGGCCCAGCTACGGCTTCTACGCCGGTGGTGTCCCCTTACCGAGGGTGACCAAGCATGCAAGAAAGCGTGATGCAGCGCATGTGGGACAGTGCCCACCTATCCGGTGGTAACGCTGCCTACGTGGAAGAGCTCTATGAGCTCTACCTGCACGATCCCAACGCTGTGCCAGAAGAGTGGCGCACCTATTTCCAGAAGTTGCCGACTGACGGCAACGCCGCCACAGACGTCTCGCACTCAACAGTCCGCGATCATTTCGTGCTGCTGGCGAAAAACCAGCGCCGCGCTCAACCGGTTTCCGCCGGGAGCGTCAGCAGCGAGCACGAGAAGAAGCAGGTGGAAGTCCTGCGCCTGATCCAGGCCTATCGCATGCGCGGCCACCAGGCTTCGACGCTCGACCCGCTGGGGTTGTGGAAGCGTCCGGCTCCGGCTGACCTGGCGGTCAACCACTATGGTCTGACCAACGCCGACCTCGACACCACCTTCCGTACCGGTGAGCTTTACATCGGCAAGGAAGAGGCGACTCTACGGGAAATCCACGAGGCGCTGCAGCAGACATATTGTCGCACCATCGGTGCCGAGTTCACCCACATCGTCGAT
The window above is part of the Pseudomonas alcaligenes genome. Proteins encoded here:
- the sdhD gene encoding succinate dehydrogenase, hydrophobic membrane anchor protein, with the translated sequence MVTNVTNFSRSGLYDWMAQRVSAVVLAAYFLFLIGFLVVNPGLGYAEWHALFAHTAMRIFSLLALVALGVHAWVGMWTISTDYLTPMALGKWATVVRFLFQALCGIAMFAYFVWGVQILWGV
- the sdhA gene encoding succinate dehydrogenase flavoprotein subunit, whose protein sequence is MSSIRTLSYDAIIVGGGGAGMRAALQLAQGGHKTAVVTKVFPTRSHTVSAQGGITCAIASADPNDDWRWHMYDTVKGSDYIGDQDAIEYMCSVGPEAVFELEHMGLPFSRTEQGRIYQRPFGGQSKGPDNPSVQAARTCAAADRTGHALLHTLYQANLKAGTSFLNEWYAVDLVKNQDGAIVGIIAICIETGETVYIRSKAVVLATGGAGRIYASTTNALINTGDGVGMALRAGVPVQDIEMWQFHPTGIAGAGVLVTEGCRGEGGYLINAHGERFMERYAPNAKDLAGRDVVARSMVKEVIAGNGCGPDKDHVLLKLDHLGEEVLHSRLPGICELSKTFAHVDPVVAPVPVIPTCHYMMGGVATNIHGQAITQDANGNDKIIDGLFAVGEVACVSVHGANRLGGNSLLDLVVFGRAAGLHLEKALKEGVEVRGASETDIEQSLKRLSGVNQRSTGEDVAPLRKELQQCMQNYFGVFRTGEYMKKGITQLADLRERIANVKIADKSQAFNTARIEALELQNLLEVAEATAIAADTRTESRGAHAREDYEDRDDTNWLCHSLYFPGEKRVAKRAVNFAPKTVPAFEPKVRTY
- a CDS encoding succinate dehydrogenase iron-sulfur subunit; its protein translation is MSLGKTLQVSVYRYNPEKDAAPFMQDFNVEIDGKDLMVLDVLALIKEQDEGFSYRRSCREGVCGSDGMNISGKNGLACITPISTVVKGNKLVIRPLPGLPVIRDLVVDMSIFYKQYEKVQPFLQNDTPAPAIERLQSPEEREKLDGLYECILCACCSTSCPSFWWNPDKFLGPAALLQAYRFLADSRDTKTAERLASLDDPFSVFRCRGIMNCVNVCPKGLNPTKAIGHVRNMLLQSGT